One Bradyrhizobium zhanjiangense DNA segment encodes these proteins:
- a CDS encoding SIR2 family protein, which yields MDKKHFYRVGSHSGAWDDLPADPDELDTLTNSARKHIEPWLSAVFQAEHLNLLLGSGFTTAVGYLAGVGATGMAKITFGTSYDAAIDAHAQAGATAMKRGAANIEDQFRSALALLEGLGVIDKTAEKTLKKGIDTQISGFLTSLLKTESGIVAGKDPASKDAAQGALQSFLLSFASRAASRERLHVFTTNYDRLIEHGCDFAGLRIIDRFVGALNPVFRASRVEVDVHYNPPGIRGEPRFMEGVIRLTKLHGSLDWFFDKDERRIYRKGIPFGAPADHTDIPKEPVDTVMIYPNPAKDVETTQYPYAELFRDFAAAACRPNAVVVTYGYGFGDDHVNRVLLDMLTIPSTHLVIMAYSADDRLKAFVEKTRDAQVSLLIGPHFSDLATLVANYLPKPALDYISGRMTELLKHRPGDPKASDPPAVPPPASSIGLA from the coding sequence ATGGATAAGAAGCACTTTTATCGCGTAGGCAGTCACTCAGGCGCCTGGGACGATCTGCCCGCTGACCCAGATGAACTGGACACCCTGACCAATAGTGCTCGAAAGCATATCGAGCCGTGGCTCTCTGCTGTCTTCCAAGCAGAGCACCTCAACCTGCTGCTCGGCAGTGGGTTCACCACAGCGGTTGGTTACCTGGCGGGTGTAGGGGCCACAGGCATGGCCAAGATTACATTTGGCACGTCATATGACGCCGCGATCGATGCGCACGCCCAGGCCGGAGCAACGGCGATGAAAAGAGGTGCGGCAAACATCGAAGATCAGTTTCGAAGTGCGCTTGCTCTGCTCGAGGGGCTGGGGGTCATCGACAAGACAGCAGAAAAAACCCTCAAGAAGGGCATCGACACCCAGATATCTGGCTTTCTCACTTCATTATTGAAGACGGAAAGCGGGATTGTTGCTGGAAAGGATCCCGCTTCAAAAGATGCTGCCCAAGGTGCTCTGCAATCATTCCTGCTGAGTTTTGCGAGCCGCGCTGCATCTCGTGAACGTTTGCACGTCTTCACAACAAACTACGACCGCCTGATCGAACATGGTTGCGATTTTGCAGGTCTTCGGATCATCGATAGATTTGTCGGTGCCCTGAACCCGGTCTTCCGAGCGTCGCGCGTTGAAGTTGATGTCCACTACAATCCGCCCGGCATTCGGGGAGAGCCGCGGTTCATGGAGGGCGTCATTCGCCTGACTAAGCTCCATGGTTCACTGGACTGGTTTTTTGATAAGGACGAACGGCGGATCTATCGCAAGGGCATCCCATTCGGAGCGCCTGCGGATCATACCGACATTCCCAAAGAACCCGTCGATACGGTCATGATCTATCCCAATCCTGCGAAGGACGTCGAAACAACGCAATATCCATATGCGGAGCTGTTTCGCGATTTTGCGGCCGCAGCTTGCCGACCTAACGCCGTTGTCGTGACCTACGGCTATGGGTTCGGCGACGATCATGTCAATCGAGTGCTGCTCGATATGCTCACGATCCCGTCGACCCATTTGGTGATCATGGCCTACTCGGCCGACGATCGCCTCAAAGCATTCGTTGAAAAGACGCGCGATGCACAGGTCTCGCTGTTGATCGGGCCGCATTTCTCGGATCTTGCAACGTTGGTCGCAAACTACCTGCCAAAACCGGCGCTCGACTACATATCCGGCCGCATGACCGAACTGTTGAAGCATCGTCCGGGCGATCCGAAAGCCAGCGATCCGCCAGCGGTACCGCCTCCGGCGTCCTCAATTGGCTTGGCGTGA
- a CDS encoding ATP-binding protein: MTTPIERLSGLVVGVVESVAPDEVRAILELDAPHSTALNTGVPAGFPRLNGYVLIPNEAGATVAYITWIGIERSPYPKRAGLKDFGLIDLPFPLRKMSLSPVGTLTFRRERSSGTTKYELTRGVVAFPSVGDQVLIPTSAQIEAIVGARGDDKRVRIGSSPMAANAAIMVDPDKLFGRHLAVLGNTGSGKSCTVAGLIRWSMEAASKAIGDSTKVPNMRFIVLDPNGEYARAFTDLPDRVRVFKPGDQHNPLTLPAWMWNSHEWGAVTQAQPGAQRPLLMQALRNLRAGRTLREPIHVGIVRQVRLYRSRILAYIADGTGASYTDYVGLLGCCQAYKNLSEVMRDFHGRIPAADLASAHLDTLATAAKAFFDAHAVWNNQNQRFYYNAPNAAEFGAFLPLFDLIEQALPPVAAEEEISEDAPSPFDVRQIADHVEALSADTSANPNVANFIATLTLRIRSMLADRQLAQVIAPENPPTLENWLSGLLGISNAENGQVAIVDLSLVPSETTHIVIAVLARLVFEASQRYRKQHAQGKALPTVLVLEEAHTFVRGGGGGDDANIVSASRLCREAFERIAREGRKFGLGLVLSSQRPSELSPTVLAQCNTFLLHRIVNDSDQNLVARLVPDNVGGLLRELPSLPSRQAVLLGWAAPIPVLVEVDELPDAQRPQSADPDFWKVWTLTEERGVDWGAISEEWSGAPPVQDPAE, from the coding sequence ATGACGACTCCTATCGAACGTTTGTCGGGTCTTGTGGTAGGTGTGGTCGAGTCGGTCGCGCCTGACGAGGTTCGGGCGATTCTCGAGCTGGATGCTCCGCACTCCACGGCGTTGAATACCGGCGTACCGGCCGGGTTTCCACGTCTGAACGGATACGTACTTATCCCTAACGAAGCTGGAGCGACGGTTGCTTACATCACTTGGATTGGCATCGAGCGCTCTCCCTATCCGAAGCGCGCTGGGCTCAAAGATTTCGGCCTGATCGATCTGCCGTTTCCGCTTCGGAAAATGTCGCTATCCCCGGTCGGAACCCTCACCTTCCGGCGCGAACGCAGCTCGGGAACGACCAAATACGAACTCACCCGCGGCGTCGTCGCATTTCCATCGGTCGGGGATCAGGTCTTAATACCGACGTCGGCACAGATCGAAGCCATTGTCGGAGCGCGAGGCGACGACAAGAGAGTTAGAATTGGCTCGTCGCCAATGGCAGCAAATGCGGCGATCATGGTGGACCCAGATAAGTTGTTTGGGCGCCACCTCGCCGTGTTGGGCAACACCGGCAGTGGAAAGTCCTGCACGGTTGCCGGACTCATTCGGTGGTCGATGGAAGCAGCTAGCAAGGCAATTGGTGATTCGACCAAAGTGCCGAACATGCGTTTCATCGTGTTAGATCCCAATGGTGAATATGCTCGGGCGTTTACCGATCTGCCCGATAGGGTGCGTGTCTTCAAGCCTGGAGACCAGCACAACCCACTAACACTGCCGGCGTGGATGTGGAACAGCCATGAATGGGGCGCAGTCACCCAAGCCCAGCCGGGAGCGCAGCGACCGCTGCTTATGCAAGCTCTGAGAAATTTGCGTGCAGGGCGAACACTCCGGGAGCCCATCCACGTTGGTATAGTAAGGCAAGTTCGTCTCTATCGGTCTCGCATTCTCGCATATATCGCCGATGGTACGGGCGCATCTTACACAGATTATGTTGGGCTGCTCGGCTGCTGCCAAGCGTACAAGAACCTATCGGAAGTGATGCGGGACTTTCATGGGCGTATCCCGGCCGCAGATTTGGCAAGCGCACATCTTGATACCTTGGCGACCGCCGCAAAGGCCTTCTTCGACGCACACGCGGTTTGGAATAATCAAAACCAACGCTTCTACTACAACGCGCCAAATGCCGCGGAATTTGGCGCTTTTCTTCCCTTATTTGATCTTATCGAGCAGGCTCTGCCACCGGTAGCGGCTGAAGAAGAAATCAGCGAAGACGCTCCCTCGCCATTTGATGTTCGGCAAATTGCCGACCATGTCGAAGCCCTTTCGGCGGACACTTCAGCAAACCCGAACGTCGCGAACTTTATTGCTACACTAACATTGCGAATACGCTCAATGCTGGCCGATCGGCAGCTCGCGCAAGTGATAGCGCCCGAGAACCCGCCGACTCTCGAGAATTGGCTCTCGGGCTTGCTCGGAATTTCTAACGCTGAAAACGGTCAAGTTGCGATTGTAGATCTGTCGCTGGTACCCTCGGAAACCACTCACATCGTAATTGCCGTCCTCGCGAGACTGGTTTTCGAGGCATCTCAGAGATATCGAAAGCAACATGCTCAGGGCAAGGCACTTCCAACGGTTTTAGTGCTTGAAGAGGCGCACACGTTCGTGCGCGGCGGGGGTGGTGGGGATGACGCAAATATTGTTTCAGCATCCCGGCTCTGCCGCGAAGCGTTCGAGCGGATCGCTCGCGAAGGTCGAAAATTTGGATTGGGCTTAGTCCTGTCGTCGCAGCGACCGTCGGAGCTTTCTCCAACGGTTCTCGCACAGTGCAACACATTTCTGTTGCATCGAATCGTCAACGATTCCGACCAGAACCTCGTAGCCCGTCTTGTCCCAGACAACGTCGGGGGACTGCTGCGCGAACTGCCGAGTCTTCCGTCCCGCCAGGCGGTTCTTTTGGGCTGGGCAGCGCCGATCCCGGTGCTAGTTGAGGTCGATGAATTGCCCGATGCGCAGCGACCGCAGTCGGCGGACCCGGATTTCTGGAAGGTGTGGACGCTGACCGAAGAGCGTGGCGTCGATTGGGGCGCAATCTCTGAAGAATGGTCGGGCGCTCCTCCGGTGCAAGATCCGGCGGAATAA
- a CDS encoding nucleotidyl transferase AbiEii/AbiGii toxin family protein — translation MAREPRNIGASVRARLLDRARAERSDFQILLTRYALERLLYRLSASPHRDRFILKGAMLFVTWIADPFRPTRDLDLLGHGDRDSETIAETFRAVCAQPVVDDGVTFDAAALMATPIREELEYGGVRVRTTATIAGARIPIQVDIGFGDAITPAAVEIDYPTLLDAPTPHLRAYPVETVVAEKFEALVTLGVANSRLKDFYDLWVISRTFELRRAAVAEAIQRTFERRGTVLPSVAPIGLTDEFAEAWAAQWHAFLGRDRMAAAPDAFAVTVADLRLFLMPLVVGSKEERIWPPSGPWSPGAAIDEA, via the coding sequence ATGGCGCGTGAGCCTCGCAACATCGGCGCATCAGTGCGAGCGCGGCTCCTCGATCGGGCACGTGCCGAGCGATCGGATTTCCAGATTCTCCTGACGCGATATGCGCTCGAGCGTCTGCTCTACCGGCTAAGCGCGTCGCCGCACCGCGACCGCTTCATCCTCAAAGGTGCGATGCTCTTCGTGACCTGGATAGCCGATCCGTTTCGGCCTACGCGCGATCTGGATCTGCTTGGCCACGGCGACCGCGACTCCGAAACCATTGCCGAAACCTTCCGGGCCGTTTGTGCGCAGCCGGTCGTCGATGACGGTGTGACGTTTGATGCCGCAGCGCTGATGGCGACCCCGATTCGTGAGGAGCTGGAATATGGTGGCGTGCGGGTCCGCACAACGGCAACTATCGCCGGGGCGCGAATTCCGATCCAGGTCGACATCGGTTTCGGCGACGCCATTACACCCGCGGCCGTCGAGATCGACTATCCCACCCTGCTGGACGCCCCAACGCCGCACCTTCGCGCATATCCGGTCGAAACAGTGGTGGCTGAGAAATTCGAAGCGCTCGTGACGCTCGGCGTCGCCAACAGTCGGCTCAAGGATTTCTATGATCTCTGGGTAATCTCCCGAACATTCGAACTTCGCCGGGCCGCTGTTGCCGAGGCAATTCAGCGGACCTTCGAGCGTCGCGGAACGGTCCTCCCATCCGTTGCCCCGATCGGTCTGACCGATGAATTTGCGGAAGCATGGGCTGCTCAGTGGCACGCCTTCCTCGGGCGCGATCGGATGGCAGCCGCACCGGATGCTTTTGCCGTTACCGTCGCCGATCTCCGCCTCTTCTTGATGCCGCTGGTTGTCGGATCGAAAGAAGAACGAATTTGGCCGCCGAGCGGGCCATGGTCGCCGGGAGCAGCAATCGATGAGGCATAG
- a CDS encoding type IV toxin-antitoxin system AbiEi family antitoxin domain-containing protein: MPSTSAQRLRALDLLKTRGMLRLKDFVAEGIGPETLARLVREEAVVRPARGLYQLPDAHLEAAHTLAEAAVLVPKGVVCLTSALQYHELTLQMPSAVWMAIDRSAWRPKIDYPPIRFVRFTGSALTEGIERHRIENVDVPITDPARTIVDCFRYRTKIGLDVAMEGLREGLRRRRCKPDQLWHYARKARVWSVLRPYVEAMASDGA, translated from the coding sequence ATGCCGTCCACCAGCGCCCAACGACTTCGCGCGCTCGACCTCCTGAAGACCCGAGGAATGCTCCGGCTGAAGGATTTCGTCGCCGAAGGCATCGGCCCGGAGACGCTTGCCCGTCTTGTTCGGGAGGAGGCAGTCGTCCGCCCAGCACGTGGCCTCTATCAACTCCCCGACGCCCACCTCGAGGCTGCCCATACCCTCGCCGAGGCAGCAGTTCTGGTTCCAAAGGGTGTGGTCTGTCTTACCTCGGCCCTCCAATACCACGAACTGACGCTGCAGATGCCGTCGGCTGTATGGATGGCGATCGATCGCTCCGCCTGGCGACCCAAGATCGATTATCCACCTATCCGGTTCGTGCGATTCACCGGATCGGCGCTTACCGAAGGGATCGAGCGTCACCGCATTGAGAATGTCGACGTTCCTATCACGGATCCGGCGAGGACAATTGTCGATTGCTTTCGCTACCGGACCAAGATCGGCCTTGACGTCGCGATGGAGGGGCTGCGCGAAGGCCTCCGCCGTCGCCGATGCAAGCCGGATCAACTCTGGCACTACGCACGCAAGGCGCGGGTCTGGTCGGTCCTGCGTCCCTACGTCGAAGCAATGGCGTCCGATGGCGCGTGA
- a CDS encoding DUF932 domain-containing protein — translation MTQVEVLSAGRDHVGGYKVDVTRGERVGRVSSEWFSRPADERYLSLSDLYAAVHRRTERSRIRTVDSAAIGVEANRDNAERLALTLPGSDAPIAPTHWSFGQLASLVGAPAAYLRQLPAPLAGINLQYGLTSHSAEQMKTLEIEDGRVELRAVTGPTYGRIFDHELVAAVQRIAGNGTGDTRWKVPGVLNWSTGVYNPRVDITQDTTTLYASDRDVFLFLVDDLNPIEAGRLRDGSPDLYFRGFYCWNSEVGAKTLGMASFYLRAVCQNRNLWGVEDFEEITIRHSKYAASRFAHEAAPALASFASSSPMPFVNGIKAARQKIVARTDDDRNEFLRKRGFSKTETAKIIEKVLSEEGRKPESVFDFVQGITAVARGKTHQDARLDLEARAKKLLDRAA, via the coding sequence ATGACCCAAGTCGAAGTTCTGAGCGCTGGCCGCGACCACGTCGGCGGCTACAAGGTGGACGTGACCCGCGGCGAGCGCGTCGGCCGAGTATCGTCGGAGTGGTTCTCGCGACCAGCGGATGAGCGTTATCTCTCGCTGTCAGACCTCTACGCCGCCGTGCACCGCCGGACCGAGCGTAGCCGGATCCGAACGGTCGACAGCGCTGCGATCGGGGTTGAGGCCAACCGCGACAACGCCGAGCGCCTGGCGCTGACTCTGCCCGGCTCCGATGCGCCGATCGCGCCGACCCACTGGAGCTTCGGCCAACTTGCCAGCCTGGTTGGAGCGCCGGCGGCTTACCTCCGTCAGCTTCCGGCGCCGCTGGCCGGTATTAACCTGCAATACGGCTTGACCTCTCATTCCGCGGAGCAGATGAAGACGCTCGAGATCGAAGACGGTCGAGTCGAGCTACGCGCAGTCACCGGGCCCACCTACGGGCGTATATTTGACCACGAACTTGTGGCGGCCGTGCAACGCATCGCCGGCAATGGCACAGGAGATACGCGCTGGAAGGTGCCGGGCGTGCTCAACTGGTCAACCGGAGTCTACAACCCGCGCGTCGACATCACCCAGGACACCACGACGCTCTACGCCTCCGATCGGGACGTTTTCCTCTTCCTGGTCGACGACCTCAACCCGATCGAGGCCGGCAGGCTGCGCGATGGCTCGCCGGACCTCTACTTTCGCGGCTTCTACTGCTGGAATTCCGAGGTGGGCGCGAAGACGCTCGGGATGGCGAGCTTCTATCTTCGCGCCGTCTGCCAGAACCGCAATCTTTGGGGCGTCGAGGATTTCGAGGAGATCACCATCCGCCACTCCAAATACGCCGCCTCACGGTTTGCCCACGAGGCGGCCCCGGCGCTGGCCAGCTTTGCCAGTTCCTCACCGATGCCCTTCGTCAACGGCATCAAGGCCGCACGGCAAAAGATCGTCGCCCGCACCGACGACGACCGCAACGAATTCCTGCGCAAGCGCGGGTTCTCGAAGACCGAGACAGCGAAGATCATCGAAAAGGTGCTATCCGAGGAAGGGCGCAAGCCTGAGAGCGTGTTTGATTTCGTGCAGGGCATCACAGCGGTTGCGCGCGGCAAGACCCATCAGGACGCACGACTCGATCTGGAGGCGCGCGCGAAGAAGCTGCTCGATCGCGCAGCCTGA
- a CDS encoding DCL family protein translates to MAGRSKPVELATRSFEKQGDATAFFKAMLNRYQPGERVSDEDGLDVAALLERHTEYVAKVGCGVSHFQVMMTEHGTQCFRIIRTDGSGTDFSYPHCISQRPPSRKQEVAQAFRRAVRFDLYKARDNFFATHSGSDGLVSCAVTGERIARDEAHMDHRPPMTFEVIVTTFLCGRGLSLDDVPLTTGKDDQVSPEVTDNALSEAFRAYHAGIARLDFVRNTVNLAQASRHRLKDGRITLTG, encoded by the coding sequence ATGGCGGGGCGTTCGAAACCCGTCGAGCTGGCGACACGCAGCTTCGAGAAGCAAGGCGACGCAACGGCGTTCTTCAAGGCCATGCTGAACCGCTACCAGCCCGGTGAGCGAGTGAGCGACGAGGATGGCCTCGACGTTGCCGCTCTTCTCGAACGCCACACCGAATATGTTGCCAAGGTGGGCTGTGGCGTCAGCCATTTTCAGGTCATGATGACCGAGCATGGGACGCAATGCTTCCGGATCATCCGCACCGACGGCAGCGGCACCGATTTCTCCTATCCGCACTGCATCTCCCAGCGACCACCCAGCCGTAAGCAGGAGGTCGCCCAAGCCTTTCGACGTGCGGTGCGCTTCGATCTCTACAAGGCCCGCGATAATTTCTTCGCCACCCACAGCGGTTCTGACGGTTTGGTTTCCTGCGCCGTGACAGGCGAACGCATCGCGCGGGACGAGGCGCATATGGATCACCGTCCACCGATGACCTTCGAGGTCATCGTGACGACGTTTCTTTGCGGGCGCGGGCTATCACTCGACGATGTGCCGCTCACGACAGGCAAGGATGATCAAGTCTCGCCTGAGGTGACGGATAACGCCCTGAGCGAGGCGTTTCGAGCCTACCACGCTGGGATTGCGCGGCTCGATTTCGTGCGGAATACGGTCAATCTGGCACAAGCCAGTCGGCATCGGCTGAAGGACGGCCGGATTACGCTGACAGGATAG
- a CDS encoding AAA family ATPase has protein sequence MADPYFLQSLGLSGFRAYLQPKTFDFSKKRCLAIFAPNGSGKSSVIDALEFMFSKDGTLERLGQRTINNQAGPVAMAHNLSEEAKIAPAVTIGVVSGKDATNGSRAAAGAKRPIPAVATTLNACFAVPPIIRGHALRTFVEIHTPEQRYTDVANWLQLGPLVEVQKNIRALRTQVKAASEDGTALQRADTQLARETAQMVKAWDSVAILAYANTSVLAPLDAALVLVALTAGDPAYIELKVRAKAEENKIGLAGLRQISNAAAALWSEVTDAESGKTVVSGAIPTFDAALGALSAAVAEEAEERGKAASTMFQALWKAAEPLFAEGVPAPAVCPVCETPVADTAAGNAGAIRRHIAKHLEELADYAAAKKTLDAANTAATKAHTQLVAALPGLIGLLGDDQAELKANLIAYQTGIAGWPQAAVPASADIVASIAKLLAMLDQAIVDIESKQGDHTYIKAKTKIDRLLELLSERDLALRTRTQLGKLSEALTAQATIISAEIRKKVQALLDKLQTPMNDIYKLIQGAGAAPIRLELPAEDDTNQQRLNLLIDFAKNRTGVQPGGYLSDSQIHSVALALRMAAIKQFNAGAPIIALDDIVTSYDADHRRTIAGLIATMFGDCQILITTHDERFFNYLKDQLEAKAWHFTRIIGLDPAYGPRFADHKVSDEMIEARWAAGQSAANEMRQAEEEWLLGICRDFGVSVRIRPLERAYSYERSELASALAGLLKDAKLVPALVPGVNNRFLDSLVKGEIENFGSHFQDGPYGDGSIGDEKARWEEFKTFRSQFACKKCSRTKFQRPFTLKKPVCAHNGCEAQFEFAAAPARVA, from the coding sequence ATGGCTGATCCTTACTTCCTCCAGTCCCTGGGACTTTCTGGATTCCGCGCGTATCTCCAACCAAAGACATTCGATTTCAGCAAGAAGCGTTGCCTAGCGATCTTCGCGCCGAATGGCAGCGGCAAGTCCAGTGTCATCGATGCGCTGGAATTCATGTTCTCCAAGGATGGCACACTCGAAAGGCTCGGGCAGCGCACTATCAACAACCAGGCCGGCCCCGTCGCAATGGCGCACAATCTGTCGGAGGAAGCGAAGATCGCTCCGGCGGTCACGATTGGCGTCGTTTCGGGCAAGGATGCCACCAACGGTAGCCGAGCGGCGGCGGGGGCGAAGCGACCGATACCGGCGGTGGCCACGACTTTGAACGCCTGCTTCGCGGTGCCGCCGATCATCCGCGGGCATGCGCTGCGCACGTTCGTCGAAATCCATACGCCCGAACAGCGCTACACGGATGTCGCAAATTGGCTGCAGCTTGGCCCGCTGGTCGAGGTGCAGAAGAATATTCGCGCGCTGCGCACGCAGGTGAAGGCTGCCTCGGAGGACGGCACGGCACTGCAGCGTGCAGACACCCAGCTTGCTCGGGAGACGGCCCAGATGGTGAAAGCCTGGGATTCGGTGGCGATCCTCGCTTACGCCAACACGTCGGTCCTGGCTCCGCTCGACGCGGCGCTAGTGCTGGTGGCGCTGACGGCTGGTGATCCGGCCTATATCGAGCTGAAAGTGCGAGCCAAGGCCGAAGAGAACAAGATAGGGCTTGCAGGCCTGCGTCAGATCAGCAACGCCGCGGCCGCTTTGTGGTCGGAGGTAACGGACGCGGAGAGCGGCAAGACCGTCGTCAGTGGCGCGATTCCGACCTTTGATGCGGCCTTGGGGGCGCTGTCGGCCGCAGTCGCGGAGGAAGCGGAGGAGCGCGGCAAGGCGGCGAGCACTATGTTTCAGGCTTTGTGGAAAGCCGCAGAGCCGCTTTTCGCCGAAGGTGTACCGGCGCCTGCTGTATGCCCAGTCTGTGAAACGCCCGTAGCCGACACGGCGGCGGGCAATGCCGGGGCCATCCGACGACATATCGCCAAGCATCTGGAAGAGCTGGCCGATTATGCCGCCGCCAAGAAGACGCTCGACGCAGCCAATACTGCGGCGACCAAAGCTCATACCCAATTGGTGGCGGCGTTACCGGGGCTTATTGGCCTCCTCGGAGACGATCAAGCGGAACTAAAAGCCAATCTCATCGCATATCAAACTGGCATTGCCGGCTGGCCTCAAGCTGCCGTGCCAGCGTCGGCCGATATCGTTGCCTCGATCGCCAAGCTGCTCGCTATGCTCGATCAGGCCATCGTCGACATCGAGTCGAAGCAAGGCGACCACACCTATATCAAAGCCAAGACGAAGATCGATCGGCTGCTGGAGCTACTGAGCGAGCGGGACCTCGCCCTGCGGACGCGAACTCAGCTGGGGAAACTCTCCGAGGCGTTGACGGCGCAGGCGACGATAATCTCGGCCGAGATCCGCAAGAAGGTGCAGGCCCTGCTCGACAAGCTTCAGACGCCGATGAACGACATCTACAAGCTGATCCAGGGCGCGGGCGCCGCGCCAATCCGGTTGGAGCTGCCGGCGGAAGATGACACGAACCAGCAGCGGCTCAACCTCCTGATCGATTTCGCCAAGAACCGCACGGGCGTGCAGCCGGGTGGCTATTTGAGCGATTCCCAGATCCATTCGGTGGCGCTGGCGTTGCGCATGGCGGCAATCAAGCAATTTAATGCTGGCGCGCCCATCATCGCGCTCGACGACATCGTGACCTCCTACGATGCGGATCATAGGCGCACCATTGCCGGACTCATCGCCACCATGTTCGGAGACTGCCAGATCCTGATCACCACGCACGACGAGCGGTTCTTCAATTATTTGAAGGATCAGCTCGAGGCGAAAGCGTGGCACTTCACCCGGATCATTGGCCTCGATCCGGCCTACGGGCCGCGCTTCGCTGATCACAAGGTCAGCGATGAGATGATCGAGGCGCGTTGGGCGGCTGGCCAGTCGGCGGCCAACGAAATGCGCCAGGCGGAGGAGGAATGGCTTCTCGGCATCTGTCGGGATTTCGGGGTCAGCGTCCGCATCCGACCGCTGGAGAGGGCCTATTCCTACGAACGCAGCGAATTGGCCTCTGCGCTCGCCGGCCTGCTCAAGGATGCCAAGCTGGTGCCTGCGCTGGTGCCGGGCGTCAACAATCGCTTCCTCGACAGTTTGGTGAAGGGCGAGATCGAAAATTTCGGCAGCCACTTCCAGGACGGGCCCTATGGCGACGGTTCGATTGGTGACGAGAAAGCGCGCTGGGAGGAGTTTAAGACTTTCCGCAGCCAGTTTGCCTGCAAGAAGTGCAGTCGAACGAAATTCCAGCGACCCTTTACTCTCAAAAAGCCGGTATGCGCGCATAATGGCTGCGAGGCGCAGTTCGAGTTTGCGGCAGCACCGGCAAGGGTGGCTTGA